Proteins from one Acetoanaerobium noterae genomic window:
- a CDS encoding Fe-S-containing hydro-lyase has translation MTNKIHITTPLTDEIISNLKSGDEVLISGTIYTARDAAHKKLVDSINSGESLPFDIKNAIIYYVGPSPKKPGDVIGSAGPTTSYRMDAYTPTLLDLGLKGMIGKGSRNKSVVESIKKNHAVYFAAIGGAGALISSTIKSSEVIAYEELGPEAVHKLTVENFPAIVVLDSSGNDLYIIEREKYKK, from the coding sequence ATGACTAATAAAATACATATTACTACACCACTAACTGACGAAATTATATCAAATTTAAAATCAGGAGATGAAGTCTTAATTTCAGGAACTATATATACTGCAAGAGATGCAGCCCATAAAAAACTAGTTGACTCCATTAACTCTGGTGAAAGTCTTCCCTTTGATATAAAAAATGCCATAATATATTATGTCGGTCCCTCTCCTAAAAAACCAGGAGATGTAATTGGTTCAGCTGGTCCAACTACCTCATATCGCATGGATGCTTACACTCCTACTCTGCTTGATTTGGGCTTAAAAGGCATGATAGGAAAAGGAAGCAGAAATAAAAGTGTAGTTGAATCAATCAAAAAAAATCATGCAGTTTATTTCGCTGCAATCGGAGGCGCTGGTGCACTTATTTCTAGCACCATCAAATCAAGTGAAGTAATAGCATATGAAGAGCTAGGACCTGAAGCAGTTCATAAACTGACTGTTGAAAATTTTCCAGCTATAGTAGTATTAGATTCCAGTGGCAATGATTTATATATAATCGAAAGAGAAAAATATAAAAAATAG
- a CDS encoding fumarate hydratase: MREINVSLIETTIEKMCIDANYYLNKDIKDALVKSSLVEASPLGKSIINDILENAKLAEEKSVPMCQDTGMAVIFITIGQEVHFVGGNLTEAINNGVRMGYSKGYLRKSVVKDPLNRVNTNDNTPAIIHYDIAPGDKVKITLAPKGFGSENMSKTKMLVPSDGINGVEDFIVETVSLAGSNPCPPIIVGVGIGGTLEKAAILAKKALTLDIDKTNPNEYYREMETRLLKKINNLGIGPQGLGGNTTALAVKILTYPTHIAGLPVAVNINCHAARHIEIEL, translated from the coding sequence GTGAGAGAAATTAATGTTAGTCTTATCGAAACTACTATAGAGAAAATGTGTATAGATGCTAACTATTATCTGAATAAAGATATAAAGGATGCTCTAGTAAAATCATCACTTGTAGAAGCTTCTCCACTAGGAAAAAGCATCATAAATGACATACTAGAAAATGCAAAGCTAGCAGAGGAAAAAAGTGTTCCTATGTGCCAAGATACTGGAATGGCAGTTATTTTCATTACCATAGGACAAGAGGTACATTTTGTTGGAGGAAATTTAACAGAAGCAATAAATAATGGAGTAAGAATGGGATATTCAAAGGGATATCTTAGAAAATCAGTTGTAAAAGATCCATTAAATAGAGTTAATACCAATGATAATACTCCAGCTATAATCCACTACGATATAGCTCCAGGTGATAAAGTAAAAATAACTCTTGCGCCTAAAGGCTTTGGGAGCGAGAATATGTCTAAAACCAAGATGCTGGTTCCTTCTGATGGTATAAATGGAGTAGAAGATTTTATAGTTGAAACAGTATCATTAGCAGGCTCTAATCCATGTCCTCCTATAATCGTAGGTGTTGGAATTGGTGGAACTTTAGAAAAAGCAGCAATTTTAGCAAAAAAAGCTTTAACCTTAGATATAGATAAAACTAATCCAAATGAATATTATAGAGAGATGGAAACTAGATTGCTTAAGAAGATAAACAACTTAGGAATAGGGCCTCAAGGGCTAGGTGGAAATACTACTGCACTTGCTGTAAAAATCCTCACATACCCAACTCATATTGCTGGCCTTCCTGTTGCTGTAAATATTAACTGTCATGCAGCAAGACATATTGAAATTGAATTATAG
- a CDS encoding response regulator transcription factor translates to MYTYNILIVEDDKQIADAIEIYMKNQNYGVFKAYNGQLAIEIFEKEVIHLIIMDVMMPVMDGFTAIMKIRQNSTVPIIVLSAKSEDMDKIAGLNIGADDYVTKPFNPMELIARVNSNLRRYVNFSIKKESDKNSKLISIGDIALDDERKEISVLGAPVKTTPIEYKILYLLMSNAGKVFSIDEIYEKVWNEPAYNPDTVAVHIRRIREKLEINPKEPKYLKVVWGIGYKFESE, encoded by the coding sequence ATGTATACATATAATATATTAATAGTTGAAGATGATAAACAAATAGCAGACGCCATTGAAATTTATATGAAAAATCAAAACTACGGTGTTTTTAAAGCCTATAATGGTCAGCTAGCTATTGAAATTTTTGAAAAAGAAGTAATTCATCTAATTATAATGGACGTTATGATGCCTGTAATGGATGGATTTACTGCGATAATGAAAATAAGGCAAAATAGCACAGTTCCTATAATTGTACTTTCAGCAAAATCTGAAGATATGGATAAGATAGCAGGTCTAAATATAGGGGCAGATGATTATGTAACAAAGCCATTTAATCCAATGGAGCTTATAGCAAGGGTAAATTCTAATTTAAGAAGATATGTAAATTTTTCTATAAAGAAAGAAAGCGACAAAAACTCCAAATTGATTTCGATAGGAGATATTGCTCTTGATGATGAGAGAAAAGAAATATCTGTTTTAGGAGCTCCAGTTAAAACAACTCCAATAGAATATAAGATTTTATACTTACTCATGTCTAATGCAGGAAAGGTATTTTCTATAGATGAAATATATGAAAAAGTATGGAATGAGCCAGCCTACAATCCTGATACTGTAGCTGTTCACATTCGAAGGATTAGAGAAAAGCTGGAGATTAATCCTAAAGAACCAAAATATTTAAAGGTGGTGTGGGGAATTGGATACAAGTTTGAATCAGAGTGA
- a CDS encoding glycosyltransferase family 4 protein, which translates to MKILHVYAQKPDHTGSGVYIQNLIKTLHCQGISNYLICATSVFDDIDKDFLQALDHIDVIKFDTKDLPFPVPGMSDDMPYKSSIYSKLSEEELALWQNAFYNSLKKAKAYEPDKIIVHHLWGLVPIVLDNFDSNLVTAICHGTDMRQLKLFKHLNNANVDFIENILSSIQKLSDIIALNDIQKQAIINNYKVDSHKIRTIGLGFNPNFFFPEKLPNTINNEFEISYVGKITPQKGVGELISAFKHLQAKNKYNMRLSLIGSADSTNLDYYKSLSKTHESHIHFLGALKQHIMAPYLRNSKVFVLPSYYEGASTVTLEALAAGNRIVVNDIPTIRPWIPQKAIESGRVLFVNLPKLIEVDKPCPSCLENYIEELKDTIDIQLEKTISDLKFSSKAERDRLEIYEILESKYSWTSISNQIINI; encoded by the coding sequence GTGAAAATTCTCCATGTATATGCTCAAAAACCTGACCACACTGGAAGTGGAGTATATATCCAAAATCTAATAAAAACTCTACATTGTCAAGGAATAAGTAATTATTTGATTTGTGCTACTTCGGTATTCGATGATATTGACAAAGATTTTTTACAAGCTCTGGACCATATTGATGTGATAAAATTCGATACTAAAGACTTGCCTTTTCCTGTACCTGGAATGAGTGATGATATGCCCTATAAAAGTTCGATTTACAGTAAACTGTCCGAAGAGGAGCTTGCTCTTTGGCAAAATGCATTTTATAACAGTTTAAAAAAAGCAAAAGCATATGAGCCAGATAAAATAATAGTTCATCATTTATGGGGACTTGTTCCGATTGTGTTAGATAACTTTGACTCTAATTTAGTAACTGCTATTTGCCATGGTACTGATATGAGACAATTAAAGTTATTTAAGCATTTAAACAATGCAAATGTTGATTTCATAGAAAATATACTTAGTTCAATTCAAAAGCTAAGCGATATAATAGCTTTAAACGATATTCAAAAGCAAGCAATCATAAATAATTATAAAGTAGATTCACATAAAATACGTACAATAGGCTTAGGCTTTAATCCAAACTTTTTTTTTCCTGAAAAACTTCCTAACACTATAAATAATGAATTTGAAATATCTTATGTAGGTAAAATAACTCCCCAAAAAGGAGTTGGTGAATTAATCTCAGCATTTAAGCATCTTCAAGCAAAAAATAAATATAATATGAGATTATCACTAATCGGATCTGCTGATTCTACAAATCTAGATTACTATAAAAGCTTAAGTAAAACACATGAATCTCATATCCACTTTTTAGGTGCTTTGAAGCAACATATTATGGCTCCATACTTGAGAAATTCAAAGGTTTTTGTTCTTCCATCATATTATGAGGGAGCCTCAACTGTGACACTTGAAGCCTTAGCTGCAGGCAACAGAATTGTAGTTAATGATATCCCAACCATTAGGCCTTGGATTCCTCAAAAGGCTATAGAATCAGGTCGTGTACTGTTTGTCAATCTCCCAAAATTAATTGAAGTAGATAAGCCCTGCCCATCTTGTCTAGAAAACTATATAGAAGAGCTTAAGGATACTATAGATATACAATTAGAAAAAACCATATCAGATTTAAAGTTTTCATCTAAAGCCGAAAGAGACAGGCTTGAAATATATGAAATATTAGAATCGAAATATTCTTGGACTTCAATTTCAAATCAAATTATAAATATTTAA
- a CDS encoding 2-hydroxyacyl-CoA dehydratase, with the protein MNKLLRVGVDIGSTTIKVVVLNYKEEILFSRYERHYADIKNKLISVLNDAYVILQDTDLSVVVSGSGGISFANYLGVDFVQEVIASTKAIKRYHPHTDVAIELGGEDAKITYLSGGLEQKMNGTCAGGTGSFIDQMASLLKVDACGLNELACNHNRIYPIAARCGVFAKTDVQPLLNEGAKKEDIAASIFQAVVIQTIGGLSCGRPIRGNVAFLGGPLYFLSHLRNRFINTLNLEPHQVIFPENSQLYVALGAALCADESRAYKLNTLLENIKNMQDCTLDESSRLPRLFKSDSEFNDFKLRHDKNRIKTRELKSYEGNCYLGIDAGSTTTKVALISDKGELLYSRYGSNKGNPLMSTVEFLEDLYSELPDSATIASTAVTGYGEGLIKTALGIDIGEIETIAHYKAAEFFCPGVNFILDIGGQDMKCLKIKDSSIDSILLNEACSSGCGSFLDTFAQSLGMSITDFVDVSIKSTNPVDLGSRCTVFMNSRVKQAQKEGATVGDIASGLCYSVIKNALYKVIKLKTPEELGAKVVVQGGTFYNDAVLRSFELLSEREVIRPDISGIMGAFGCAIIAKEKYTFGQSKILKKEELRNFSVDNKSTRCRSCSNSCLLTISQFNNDKYFVSGNRCEKGNRFSENQKVLPNLYDYKYKKIFSYKPLTSAPRGMVGLPRVLNMYEHYPFWFTFFTELGYKVELSDPSSNEIFEKGMETIPSESVCYPAKLVHGHIKNLIEKGVKFIFYPSIPHEKKEYENANNSFNCPIVVSYPEVISKNLDDLKENDVRFMNPFIPFDSDRKLEKRLIVELSSIGLSADEVSRAAKLGMVELNNFKAEIRKVAEDTLDFIEAQNIKAVVLAGRPYHIDPQINHGIPEMINSLGMAVLTEDSIAHLADTSRPLRVVDQWAYHSRLYAAAEYVSRKENLELVQLNSFGCGIDAVTTDQVQEILTARGKLYTCLKIDEGNNLGAARIRMRSLKASIEERENKGIKISDAKLSYPRIEFTKDMKKKHTILVPQMSPMHFELLEEAFKYSGYNLVILPYESKNIVEVGLKYVNNDACYPAIIAIGQLIEALISGKYDLDNTSVMISQTGGGCRATNYIGFLRKALKDAGFEKIPVISLNASGLETNSGFKLTYSLLNRALMAIVYGDLFMNVLYRTRPYELNEGSANALHKKWSDICKRKLKRASKTDFRRTVYAIVRDFDKLPLTDIKKPKVGLVGEILVKYHPLANNNVVDLVEREGAEAVMPALMDFVSYCAFNRDFNYNYLCGSLKSKLLGDALILFIETYTDVYTQALKSSKRFYHPKTIKEIASGARQVMSLGHQTGEGWFLTGEMIELIEEGVENIICMQPFACLPNHVTGKGMMKELKRIYPEANIVAVDYDPGASEVNQLNRIKLMLSSAFDNMLNPKHTNINEGQINTRRPAKKFVRFKI; encoded by the coding sequence ATGAATAAATTACTGCGTGTTGGCGTAGATATAGGATCCACTACCATTAAGGTAGTTGTTTTAAATTACAAAGAAGAAATTCTGTTCAGCAGATATGAAAGACATTATGCTGATATAAAAAATAAATTAATCAGCGTACTAAACGATGCCTACGTTATATTACAGGATACTGATTTATCAGTAGTAGTATCTGGTTCAGGGGGAATTAGCTTTGCTAATTACCTAGGTGTTGATTTTGTGCAGGAAGTAATAGCATCTACAAAAGCTATTAAGAGGTATCATCCTCATACAGATGTAGCTATTGAACTAGGTGGAGAAGATGCTAAAATTACATATTTATCAGGTGGATTAGAACAAAAAATGAACGGAACTTGTGCTGGCGGGACAGGGTCATTTATAGATCAGATGGCATCACTACTTAAAGTAGATGCTTGTGGTCTTAATGAGCTTGCTTGTAATCACAATAGAATATATCCTATAGCAGCACGTTGTGGAGTTTTTGCCAAAACAGATGTACAGCCATTACTTAATGAAGGGGCGAAAAAAGAAGATATCGCTGCTTCAATTTTTCAAGCTGTTGTAATTCAAACGATAGGTGGACTTTCATGTGGAAGACCAATTAGAGGAAATGTAGCATTTTTAGGAGGACCTCTTTACTTTTTGTCACATTTAAGAAATAGATTTATAAATACTCTTAACCTTGAGCCACATCAGGTTATTTTTCCTGAGAATTCTCAGCTCTATGTAGCACTAGGCGCTGCACTATGTGCCGATGAAAGCAGAGCCTATAAATTAAATACCTTACTAGAAAATATTAAAAACATGCAAGATTGTACTTTGGATGAATCTAGTAGGTTGCCAAGGTTATTCAAGTCCGATAGTGAATTTAATGATTTTAAATTAAGACATGATAAAAATAGAATAAAAACTAGAGAACTTAAATCATATGAAGGAAACTGTTATTTAGGAATTGATGCTGGTTCTACTACTACAAAAGTTGCGCTCATCAGTGATAAAGGAGAACTTTTATATTCTAGATATGGAAGCAACAAAGGGAACCCACTTATGTCTACAGTAGAGTTTTTAGAAGATTTATACTCTGAGCTTCCAGATTCAGCTACTATAGCTTCAACTGCAGTAACAGGATATGGTGAAGGGCTCATAAAAACAGCATTAGGAATTGACATAGGAGAAATAGAAACTATAGCACATTACAAGGCAGCAGAATTTTTTTGCCCAGGCGTTAACTTTATTTTAGATATCGGTGGGCAAGACATGAAATGTCTGAAGATAAAGGATTCTAGCATTGATTCTATTTTATTGAATGAAGCCTGCTCCTCTGGATGTGGTTCATTTTTAGACACTTTTGCCCAGTCACTTGGGATGAGTATTACAGATTTTGTGGATGTTTCTATAAAATCAACAAACCCTGTTGATTTAGGTTCAAGATGTACAGTTTTTATGAATTCAAGAGTAAAGCAAGCTCAAAAAGAAGGGGCTACAGTTGGAGATATTGCTTCAGGGCTGTGTTACTCTGTTATAAAAAATGCACTATATAAAGTAATAAAATTAAAGACTCCTGAGGAACTAGGAGCTAAGGTAGTAGTTCAGGGTGGAACTTTTTATAATGATGCTGTGCTTAGAAGCTTTGAGCTTTTATCAGAAAGAGAAGTAATAAGACCAGACATATCTGGGATTATGGGCGCTTTTGGCTGCGCAATTATAGCTAAAGAAAAATATACTTTTGGACAAAGCAAAATCCTAAAAAAAGAAGAGCTTAGAAACTTCAGTGTTGATAATAAAAGCACAAGGTGCAGAAGCTGTTCGAATAGCTGTTTATTAACAATAAGTCAGTTCAATAATGATAAATATTTTGTATCCGGTAATAGATGTGAAAAGGGAAATAGATTTTCCGAGAACCAAAAAGTATTGCCTAACCTATATGATTATAAATACAAGAAGATATTCTCATATAAACCACTTACATCAGCTCCTAGAGGAATGGTAGGACTACCAAGAGTTCTAAATATGTATGAGCACTATCCATTCTGGTTTACTTTTTTTACTGAGCTAGGATATAAAGTTGAATTATCAGATCCTTCTTCAAATGAAATATTTGAAAAAGGAATGGAAACTATACCTTCAGAATCTGTGTGCTATCCAGCAAAGCTAGTGCATGGGCATATAAAGAATCTGATTGAAAAAGGGGTCAAGTTTATATTTTACCCTAGTATACCTCATGAAAAAAAGGAATATGAAAATGCAAATAATAGCTTTAACTGTCCTATAGTTGTTTCATATCCTGAGGTAATAAGCAAAAACTTAGATGATTTAAAAGAAAATGATGTAAGATTTATGAATCCATTTATTCCTTTTGACTCTGATAGAAAGCTAGAAAAAAGACTTATAGTTGAATTATCATCTATAGGGCTATCGGCTGATGAAGTCTCTAGAGCTGCAAAGCTAGGGATGGTCGAGCTTAATAATTTTAAAGCTGAAATTAGAAAAGTAGCTGAAGACACGCTTGACTTTATTGAAGCGCAGAATATTAAAGCTGTAGTTTTAGCTGGAAGACCATATCATATTGATCCTCAAATTAATCATGGAATACCTGAGATGATTAATTCACTTGGAATGGCTGTATTGACAGAAGATAGCATAGCCCATCTTGCAGATACTAGTAGACCTCTTAGGGTTGTTGATCAGTGGGCTTATCATTCGAGACTATATGCTGCAGCAGAGTATGTATCTAGAAAAGAAAATTTGGAATTAGTTCAGCTCAATTCCTTTGGATGTGGAATAGATGCTGTTACTACTGACCAAGTACAGGAAATATTAACTGCTCGAGGTAAGCTTTACACCTGTTTAAAAATAGATGAGGGAAATAATCTTGGAGCAGCAAGAATAAGGATGCGTTCTCTTAAGGCATCCATCGAAGAAAGAGAGAATAAAGGAATAAAAATAAGTGATGCGAAATTATCTTATCCACGAATTGAATTTACAAAGGATATGAAGAAAAAACATACTATTTTGGTGCCGCAGATGTCGCCTATGCATTTTGAACTGTTAGAAGAAGCTTTTAAGTATTCAGGATATAATTTAGTTATACTTCCTTATGAGTCGAAAAATATTGTGGAAGTTGGTCTAAAATATGTTAATAACGATGCTTGCTATCCTGCAATAATTGCGATTGGACAATTAATTGAAGCGCTTATATCAGGGAAATATGATTTAGATAATACATCTGTAATGATATCTCAGACTGGTGGAGGATGCAGGGCAACAAATTATATTGGATTTTTAAGAAAAGCTCTGAAAGATGCTGGATTTGAAAAAATTCCTGTAATTTCATTAAATGCAAGTGGTTTAGAAACAAATTCTGGTTTTAAGTTGACGTATTCGCTTTTAAATAGAGCACTTATGGCTATTGTATATGGAGATTTATTTATGAATGTGCTCTATAGAACAAGACCATATGAGCTTAATGAGGGCTCGGCAAATGCTCTTCACAAAAAATGGTCAGATATATGTAAACGTAAGCTAAAGCGTGCTAGTAAAACAGATTTTAGAAGAACGGTCTATGCTATAGTAAGAGATTTTGATAAACTTCCTCTAACGGATATTAAAAAACCTAAGGTTGGTTTAGTGGGAGAAATATTAGTAAAATATCATCCATTAGCGAATAACAATGTTGTGGATTTAGTTGAAAGAGAAGGAGCAGAGGCGGTTATGCCTGCACTCATGGACTTTGTATCCTACTGTGCCTTCAATAGAGATTTCAATTATAACTACTTATGCGGGAGCCTTAAATCTAAGCTACTTGGAGATGCTTTAATATTGTTTATTGAAACCTATACTGATGTTTACACGCAAGCATTAAAATCGAGTAAAAGATTTTATCATCCAAAAACAATAAAGGAAATAGCCTCAGGAGCTAGGCAAGTTATGTCACTAGGGCATCAGACAGGCGAGGGCTGGTTCTTAACTGGAGAGATGATAGAGCTGATTGAAGAAGGTGTAGAAAATATAATTTGTATGCAACCATTTGCGTGCCTTCCTAATCATGTTACTGGCAAAGGAATGATGAAGGAGCTTAAAAGAATTTATCCTGAGGCAAACATTGTTGCTGTCGACTATGACCCAGGAGCAAGCGAGGTTAATCAGTTAAATAGAATTAAGCTTATGCTTTCATCAGCATTTGATAATATGTTAAATCCAAAGCACACAAATATAAATGAAGGTCAAATCAATACAAGAAGACCAGCTAAAAAATTTGTGAGATTTAAAATTTAG
- a CDS encoding FeoB-associated Cys-rich membrane protein, with amino-acid sequence MANLIVFIIIALIVTASIRKIVIEKKNGAKCIGCPSSGKSNCNCNFK; translated from the coding sequence ATGGCAAATCTAATTGTATTTATCATAATTGCATTAATTGTAACTGCGTCTATACGAAAAATAGTTATCGAGAAAAAAAACGGTGCTAAATGTATTGGATGCCCATCAAGTGGAAAAAGCAATTGTAATTGTAACTTTAAATAA
- a CDS encoding TetR/AcrR family transcriptional regulator — protein MRSFYNDERVIKTKKLIKTALSELIQEKGFDHVSITDLTQRANINRGTFYLHYQDKYDLLEKFENEVLDDINTNAENFIKSIKDIDFLGEDFSNEIKPFINKVFTYIKENYIIMKVILGPKSDMRFQNKIKKALNILLTEKGWDNYFDSQNTFVSKNYFISYLVSAHIGVIRQWIDSGMNESAENMAEMISKMFFLGPFNSIKNK, from the coding sequence ATGCGTAGCTTTTATAACGATGAACGAGTGATTAAAACCAAGAAATTAATCAAAACTGCTTTATCTGAATTGATACAAGAAAAAGGCTTTGATCATGTATCAATAACAGATTTGACACAAAGAGCTAATATAAATAGAGGAACATTTTATCTACATTATCAGGATAAATATGATTTATTGGAAAAATTTGAAAACGAAGTTTTAGATGATATCAATACCAATGCTGAAAATTTTATAAAATCCATAAAAGACATTGATTTTTTAGGAGAAGATTTTTCTAATGAAATAAAGCCTTTTATCAATAAAGTTTTTACATATATAAAGGAAAATTACATAATAATGAAAGTAATTTTAGGCCCGAAATCTGATATGAGATTTCAGAATAAAATAAAGAAAGCTTTAAATATTTTATTGACTGAAAAAGGTTGGGATAATTATTTCGACTCTCAAAATACGTTTGTTTCAAAAAATTATTTTATTTCCTATCTTGTTTCTGCTCATATTGGAGTTATAAGGCAGTGGATAGATAGTGGAATGAATGAATCTGCTGAAAATATGGCTGAAATGATTTCTAAGATGTTCTTTTTAGGACCATTTAATTCTATTAAAAACAAATAG
- a CDS encoding cytochrome b5 domain-containing protein, which translates to MSRNKLVMVIAFMAVAIFLISGCAQNEPQDLTTPEVTEPSEQNESTASDEKIFTLDELKQYNGKDGKPAYVAVDGIVYDVSASDKWKNGDHNGFEAGNDLTDEIKNVSPHGVKMLDRVPVVGKLVE; encoded by the coding sequence ATGAGTAGAAATAAATTAGTTATGGTGATTGCCTTCATGGCAGTAGCAATTTTTTTAATCTCAGGGTGTGCGCAAAACGAGCCTCAAGATTTAACTACTCCTGAAGTAACTGAACCAAGTGAGCAAAATGAAAGCACTGCTTCAGATGAAAAGATATTTACTCTTGATGAGCTAAAACAATATAACGGAAAAGATGGTAAACCTGCATATGTTGCTGTTGATGGAATTGTGTATGATGTTTCTGCTTCTGATAAATGGAAAAATGGTGATCATAATGGATTTGAAGCAGGGAATGATTTAACTGATGAAATTAAGAATGTTTCTCCTCATGGCGTAAAGATGCTCGATAGAGTTCCAGTGGTAGGGAAACTTGTAGAGTAG
- a CDS encoding gamma-glutamyl-gamma-aminobutyrate hydrolase family protein, producing the protein MKPLIGLTTNFIISNEGPTKGQERYFLVSENVKSIEKSGGSTILFPHTHDTETFERYLDLVDGIILTGGIDINPMFYGEEPLEKLGYFNTKKDFFDVELTKKAIQRGIPVLGIDRGLQVLNVALGGSLHQDISYIEGNHIKHFQSSIMSEKSHSVEIQQGTYLYEIFAQDRIFVNSFHHQAIKELGKDLIVSARASDGVIEAIEYAGTSFAMGIQWQPEFMYIEYEEQKKVFEFFIEKCK; encoded by the coding sequence ATGAAACCACTTATTGGACTTACCACAAATTTTATCATTTCCAATGAAGGCCCTACAAAGGGTCAAGAAAGATACTTCCTAGTCAGTGAAAATGTTAAAAGCATTGAAAAGTCAGGAGGAAGTACTATTTTGTTTCCTCACACTCACGACACGGAAACATTTGAAAGATATCTAGATTTAGTTGATGGGATTATTTTAACTGGAGGCATAGACATAAATCCTATGTTTTATGGAGAAGAGCCTCTTGAAAAGCTTGGATACTTTAATACAAAAAAAGATTTCTTTGATGTTGAGCTTACCAAAAAAGCAATTCAAAGAGGAATTCCAGTTCTTGGCATCGATAGAGGATTGCAAGTATTGAATGTTGCTCTTGGTGGTTCCTTGCATCAGGACATAAGCTATATAGAAGGTAATCATATAAAACATTTTCAAAGCTCAATCATGAGTGAGAAATCTCACTCAGTTGAGATACAGCAAGGCACTTATTTGTATGAAATATTTGCTCAGGATAGGATTTTTGTAAACAGCTTTCACCATCAAGCAATTAAGGAGTTAGGTAAAGATTTGATTGTTTCAGCTCGAGCATCTGATGGAGTAATTGAAGCAATAGAATATGCAGGAACTTCTTTTGCTATGGGAATTCAATGGCAGCCAGAGTTTATGTATATTGAGTATGAGGAGCAAAAAAAGGTTTTTGAATTCTTTATCGAGAAATGTAAATAA